A window of Dickeya zeae NCPPB 2538 contains these coding sequences:
- a CDS encoding YbjN domain-containing protein has protein sequence MDSIIVPDLNLLRRWLDQLGIIYFECDSCQALHLPHMQNFDGVFDAKVDMADSVILFSALAEVKPTALIPLMSNLSQINASSLTAKAFLDIQDDNLPKLIVCQTFSAGAGMTLEQFRHFMEQAEQQVSMVIMEASANNLLFLGDEEESPAERFNTSSLH, from the coding sequence ATGGATTCAATCATCGTTCCTGATTTGAATTTGCTTCGGCGGTGGCTGGATCAACTGGGCATTATTTACTTCGAATGTGATTCTTGTCAGGCGTTGCATTTGCCGCACATGCAGAATTTTGACGGGGTGTTTGACGCCAAGGTTGATATGGCGGACAGTGTCATCCTGTTTTCCGCGCTGGCGGAAGTGAAACCCACTGCATTGATCCCGTTAATGAGTAACCTGAGCCAGATCAACGCCAGCTCACTGACGGCTAAAGCGTTTCTTGATATTCAGGACGATAACCTGCCCAAATTGATCGTCTGCCAGACATTCAGCGCAGGCGCGGGCATGACGCTGGAACAGTTCCGTCATTTCATGGAGCAGGCTGAGCAGCAAGTTTCCATGGTTATTATGGAAGCCAGCGCCAATAATCTGCTGTTTTTGGGTGATGAGGAAGAGAGCCCTGCTGAACGATTCAACACCTCCAGCCTGCATTGA
- the potH gene encoding putrescine ABC transporter permease PotH produces MAMLSEQHEPPGQPMSPLRATLARLRLAHGRKLVIALPYLWLLCLFMLPFLIVFKISFAEMARTVPPYTDLITWAEDRLQISLNIGNYLQLLSDPLYIDAYLQSLKVAAVSTLCCLVVGYPMAWAVAHSKPSTRNILLLLVILPSWTSFLIRVYAWMGILKDNGILNNFLLWLGVIDQPLVILHTNLAVYIGVVYSYLPFMILPIYTALTRLDYSLVEASLDLGARPVKTFFSVIVPLTKGGIIAGSMLVFIPTVGEYVIPELLGGPDSIMIGRILWQEFFNNRDWPVASAVAMVMLFLLIIPIIWFHKHQNKVAEDQA; encoded by the coding sequence ATGGCGATGTTATCTGAACAACATGAACCGCCGGGCCAGCCGATGAGCCCGTTGCGTGCGACGCTGGCGCGGCTGCGTCTGGCGCATGGCCGTAAACTGGTGATCGCACTGCCTTATCTATGGCTGTTATGCCTGTTTATGCTGCCGTTTCTGATCGTCTTCAAGATCAGTTTTGCCGAAATGGCGCGTACGGTGCCGCCGTATACGGATCTGATCACGTGGGCGGAAGATCGGCTGCAAATCAGCCTGAATATCGGCAACTACCTGCAATTGTTGTCTGATCCGTTATATATCGATGCTTACCTGCAATCGCTGAAAGTCGCGGCGGTCTCTACGTTGTGTTGTCTGGTGGTCGGGTATCCGATGGCCTGGGCGGTAGCACACAGTAAGCCGTCTACCCGCAACATTCTGCTGCTGTTGGTGATCCTGCCATCGTGGACTTCGTTCCTGATCCGCGTGTATGCGTGGATGGGGATTTTGAAAGATAACGGTATCCTGAATAATTTCCTGCTTTGGCTTGGGGTCATCGATCAGCCACTGGTGATTTTGCACACCAATCTGGCCGTGTATATCGGCGTGGTTTATTCGTATTTGCCGTTTATGATCTTACCGATTTATACCGCGCTGACCCGACTGGATTATTCGCTGGTGGAAGCCTCGCTGGATTTGGGGGCTCGGCCGGTCAAAACCTTCTTTAGCGTCATTGTGCCGCTGACCAAAGGCGGCATTATTGCCGGGTCGATGCTGGTGTTTATCCCGACAGTAGGGGAATACGTGATCCCTGAGCTGTTAGGTGGGCCAGATAGCATCATGATTGGCCGTATTCTGTGGCAGGAGTTTTTCAATAATCGTGACTGGCCGGTCGCGTCGGCGGTAGCGATGGTGATGCTGTTCCTGCTGATTATTCCGATCATCTGGTTCCACAAGCACCAGAATAAAGTCGCGGAGGATCAGGCATGA
- the potG gene encoding putrescine ABC transporter ATP-binding subunit PotG, with amino-acid sequence MNEAIPRPKPQKAATPLLEVRNLTKAYDGQFAVDDVSLTIYKGEIFALLGASGCGKSTLLRMLAGFEQPTQGQIVLDGQDLSLVPPYQRPINMMFQSYALFPHMTVEKNIAFGLKQDKLSRGEINDRVEEMLTLVHMQEFAGRKPHQLSGGQRQRVALARSLAKRPKLLLLDEPMGALDKKLRDRMQLEVVDILERVGVTCVMVTHDQEEAMTMAGRIAIMNRGKFVQIGEPEEIYENPNTRFSAEFIGSVNMFEGLLKERQDDALIVQSPGLVHPLKVNSDVSVVDGVPVYIALRPEKIMLCDDVPADGCNFAVGEVVHIAYLGDLSIYHVRLTSGQTISAQLQNADRFRKGSPTWGDEVRLCWDADSCVVLTV; translated from the coding sequence GTGAACGAAGCGATCCCCCGCCCCAAACCCCAGAAAGCGGCCACGCCGTTGCTGGAAGTGCGCAACCTGACCAAAGCGTATGATGGTCAGTTTGCGGTTGATGACGTCAGCCTGACCATCTATAAAGGCGAAATTTTCGCCCTGTTGGGGGCTTCAGGGTGTGGTAAATCCACACTGCTGCGTATGCTGGCGGGTTTTGAGCAGCCTACCCAGGGACAAATTGTGTTGGATGGACAGGACCTGTCTTTGGTGCCGCCTTACCAGCGCCCGATCAACATGATGTTTCAGTCCTATGCCTTATTTCCGCACATGACGGTGGAGAAAAATATCGCTTTCGGCCTGAAGCAGGACAAGTTATCGCGCGGTGAAATCAACGATCGCGTCGAAGAGATGCTGACGCTGGTGCACATGCAGGAATTCGCCGGGCGCAAACCGCATCAACTTTCTGGTGGTCAGCGTCAGCGTGTGGCGCTGGCGCGCAGTCTGGCGAAACGTCCGAAATTGCTGTTGCTGGACGAACCGATGGGCGCACTGGATAAGAAATTGCGCGATCGCATGCAACTGGAAGTGGTCGACATTCTGGAACGGGTGGGGGTGACCTGCGTGATGGTGACCCACGATCAGGAAGAAGCCATGACCATGGCAGGCCGTATCGCTATCATGAATCGCGGCAAATTTGTGCAGATTGGCGAGCCGGAAGAAATATACGAAAACCCGAATACGCGCTTTAGCGCTGAATTCATCGGTTCAGTCAATATGTTCGAAGGGCTGTTGAAAGAGCGTCAGGACGATGCGCTTATTGTGCAAAGCCCGGGGTTGGTGCATCCGTTGAAGGTTAATTCTGATGTATCCGTGGTGGATGGCGTGCCGGTTTATATTGCGCTGCGCCCGGAAAAAATCATGTTGTGCGACGATGTCCCGGCAGATGGATGTAACTTTGCCGTGGGCGAGGTGGTGCACATCGCCTATTTGGGTGACCTCTCTATTTACCATGTCCGGTTAACCAGTGGGCAGACGATCAGTGCCCAGTTACAAAACGCCGACCGTTTCCGCAAAGGCTCGCCCACCTGGGGAGATGAAGTGCGCCTGTGCTGGGATGCGGACAGTTGCGTGGTGTTGACGGTATAA
- the potF gene encoding spermidine/putrescine ABC transporter substrate-binding protein PotF, with protein MFTQRKKWLSGVLAGLMVAASVTASAEEKTLHVYNWSDYIAPDTLENFQKESGIKVVYDVFDSNEVLEGKLMAGSTGFDLVVPSASFLGRQISAGVFQPLDKSKLPNYKNLDPELMKLIEEHDPGHKYAVPYLWATTGIGYNVDKVKAVLGKDAPVNSWDLVLKPENLEKLKSCGVSFLDAPAEIYATVLNYQGKNPNSTNESDYTKDATDLLLKLRPNIRYFHSSQYINDLANGDICVAIGWAGDVLQAANRAKEAKNGVNISYSIPKEGALAFFDVFAIPKDAKNLDSAYQFLNYLLKPEVIANISNHVYYANPNKEATALVKDEVRNNPNIYPPADIRAKLFTLKVQSPKIDRVITRSWTKVKSGK; from the coding sequence ATGTTCACCCAACGTAAAAAATGGCTTTCGGGTGTGTTAGCCGGCTTAATGGTGGCCGCGTCCGTCACCGCATCGGCGGAAGAGAAAACGCTGCACGTCTATAACTGGTCTGATTATATTGCGCCGGACACGCTGGAAAACTTCCAGAAAGAGAGCGGCATTAAAGTTGTGTATGACGTGTTCGACTCCAATGAAGTGCTGGAAGGCAAACTGATGGCCGGCAGCACAGGGTTCGACCTGGTAGTACCTTCTGCCAGCTTCCTGGGGCGCCAGATCAGTGCCGGTGTCTTCCAGCCGCTGGATAAGAGCAAACTGCCGAACTACAAAAACCTCGATCCTGAGCTGATGAAGCTCATCGAAGAACACGATCCGGGTCATAAATACGCGGTGCCGTATCTGTGGGCAACCACCGGTATTGGTTATAACGTTGATAAGGTGAAGGCCGTACTGGGTAAAGATGCGCCGGTGAACAGCTGGGACCTGGTGTTGAAACCGGAGAACCTGGAGAAGCTCAAGAGCTGTGGCGTATCCTTCCTTGACGCACCGGCCGAGATTTATGCCACGGTGTTGAACTATCAGGGTAAAAACCCAAACAGTACCAATGAGTCGGATTACACCAAAGACGCCACGGATTTACTGCTGAAACTGCGTCCGAACATCCGTTATTTCCATTCATCCCAGTACATTAACGATCTGGCCAACGGCGATATTTGCGTGGCGATCGGCTGGGCTGGCGACGTCCTGCAGGCCGCCAACCGGGCGAAAGAGGCGAAAAATGGCGTGAATATCAGCTACAGCATTCCGAAGGAAGGCGCGCTGGCATTCTTTGACGTCTTCGCCATTCCGAAAGATGCCAAGAACCTGGATTCAGCCTATCAGTTCCTCAATTATTTGCTGAAACCGGAGGTGATTGCCAACATCAGTAACCATGTGTATTACGCCAACCCCAATAAAGAGGCGACTGCACTGGTGAAAGATGAAGTGCGTAATAACCCGAATATTTATCCGCCAGCGGATATTCGTGCCAAGTTGTTTACGCTTAAGGTGCAATCACCCAAGATTGACCGCGTGATTACACGCTCGTGGACCAAGGTAAAAAGCGGGAAATAA
- the rimK gene encoding 30S ribosomal protein S6--L-glutamate ligase: MKIAILSQDGSLYSCKRLCEAAEERQHDIEVLNPLSCYMNINSAAPSVHYRGRHLGHYDAVIPRIGAAITFYGTAVLRQFEMLGSMVLNNAMSVIRARDKLHSLQLLARQGIDLPITGFAHSPDDTADLIKMVGGAPLVVKLVEGTQGIGVVLAETQQAAESVIDAFRGLNAHILVQEYVREAQGKDIRCLVIGDRVVAAIERQAKPGDFRSNLHRGGTASRVRITPQERATAVKAAKTLGLNVAGVDILRSARGPLVMEVNASPGLEGIETATGLDIAGMMIEYIEQHHRSVSRVARTG, encoded by the coding sequence ATGAAAATCGCCATTCTGTCACAGGACGGTTCTCTCTATTCTTGCAAGCGGTTATGCGAGGCGGCGGAAGAACGGCAGCATGATATCGAAGTGCTCAACCCGCTGTCGTGTTACATGAACATTAACTCTGCCGCACCGTCAGTGCATTACCGCGGGCGTCATCTCGGGCACTATGACGCCGTGATCCCGCGTATCGGTGCCGCCATTACTTTTTATGGCACGGCGGTGTTACGCCAGTTCGAAATGCTGGGGAGCATGGTGCTAAATAATGCGATGTCGGTCATTCGTGCTCGCGACAAACTGCACTCATTGCAACTGTTGGCCCGCCAGGGTATTGACTTACCGATCACCGGATTTGCTCATTCACCGGATGACACCGCGGATCTGATCAAAATGGTCGGTGGCGCACCGCTGGTGGTGAAGCTGGTGGAAGGCACGCAGGGTATTGGCGTGGTATTGGCGGAAACCCAGCAGGCGGCGGAAAGTGTCATTGATGCTTTTCGGGGCCTGAATGCACATATCCTGGTACAGGAATACGTTCGTGAGGCACAAGGGAAAGACATCCGTTGTCTGGTGATCGGCGATCGCGTGGTCGCGGCTATCGAGCGGCAGGCTAAACCGGGTGATTTTCGCTCCAACCTGCACCGGGGCGGAACGGCCAGCCGGGTTCGCATCACGCCGCAAGAGCGTGCAACTGCGGTAAAGGCCGCAAAAACATTGGGACTGAATGTGGCGGGTGTTGATATACTGCGTTCGGCGCGAGGGCCTCTGGTCATGGAGGTCAACGCCTCACCCGGGTTGGAAGGTATCGAAACCGCTACCGGGCTGGATATCGCAGGGATGATGATCGAATATATTGAACAACATCACCGCTCTGTATCCCGGGTAGCGAGAACCGGATGA
- the potI gene encoding putrescine ABC transporter permease PotI codes for MNNLPVVRSPWRTLILVLGYSFLYAPMLMLVIYSFNSSRLVTVWAGWSTQWYSALFEDSAMISAVALSLTIAAASATMAVVLGTLAAVVMVRFGNFRGSNGFAFMLTAPLVMPDVITGLSLLLLFVSLAQAIGWPAERGMLTIWLAHVTFCSAYVTVVISARLRELDHSIEEAAMDLGATPLKVFFIITVPMIAPALVSGWLLAFTLSLDDLVIASFVSGPGATTLPMLVFSSVRMGVNPQINALASLILLVVGIIGLIAWWFMARAEKQRQRDLQKARRG; via the coding sequence ATGAATAATTTACCGGTTGTGCGTTCACCGTGGCGGACGCTGATTTTGGTGCTGGGATACAGTTTTCTGTATGCCCCGATGCTGATGCTGGTTATCTATTCCTTCAACAGTTCCCGACTGGTGACGGTGTGGGCCGGGTGGTCTACCCAGTGGTACAGCGCGCTGTTTGAAGATTCAGCCATGATAAGCGCGGTGGCGCTGAGCCTGACTATCGCGGCGGCCTCGGCGACCATGGCGGTGGTATTGGGTACGCTGGCGGCGGTGGTGATGGTGCGTTTTGGCAATTTCCGCGGTTCTAACGGGTTTGCGTTTATGCTGACCGCACCGCTGGTGATGCCGGACGTCATCACCGGGTTGTCGTTATTACTGCTGTTTGTGTCGCTGGCGCAAGCCATTGGCTGGCCTGCAGAGCGCGGAATGCTGACCATTTGGCTGGCGCACGTCACTTTCTGTTCGGCGTATGTCACCGTGGTGATCAGTGCCCGCTTGCGTGAGTTGGATCATTCGATTGAAGAAGCGGCAATGGATTTAGGCGCAACACCGCTGAAGGTCTTTTTCATCATTACCGTACCGATGATTGCTCCGGCACTGGTGTCTGGCTGGTTGCTGGCCTTTACCCTGTCGCTGGATGATCTGGTAATTGCCAGCTTTGTTTCCGGCCCCGGTGCTACGACCCTGCCGATGCTGGTGTTTTCCAGCGTAAGAATGGGCGTTAACCCGCAGATTAACGCACTGGCATCTCTGATATTGTTGGTGGTAGGCATTATCGGTTTGATTGCCTGGTGGTTTATGGCTCGGGCGGAAAAGCAGCGCCAGCGTGATTTGCAAAAAGCGAGGCGCGGCTGA
- the nfsA gene encoding oxygen-insensitive NADPH nitroreductase, whose translation MTPTISLLRQHRSIRSFTDQPLSDEQRTAIIDAAQSASTSSFLQCSSIIRITDQALRSQLVHLTGEQPWVGQAAEFWVFCADFYRHQQIYPQAELGLAEQLLLGSVDTALMGQNALVAAESLGLGGVFIGGIRNQIAEVTRLLALPQQVLPLFGLCLGYPAVQPDLKPRLPAALVVHENCYQPLDSALLAQYDQHIVEYYRHRDSNQRMESWSDQIRRTLSKERRPFMLDYLHQQGWATR comes from the coding sequence TTCACTGTTACGCCAACATCGTTCCATCCGATCATTTACCGACCAGCCGCTTAGCGATGAGCAGCGGACCGCGATTATTGACGCTGCGCAAAGTGCGTCGACGTCCAGCTTTCTGCAGTGCAGCTCGATTATTCGTATTACCGATCAGGCGTTGCGCTCGCAACTGGTACACCTGACCGGCGAACAGCCGTGGGTGGGGCAGGCCGCGGAGTTTTGGGTATTCTGCGCCGATTTTTATCGGCATCAGCAAATCTACCCACAGGCGGAACTGGGGCTGGCCGAACAATTGCTGCTTGGCAGCGTTGATACGGCGCTGATGGGGCAAAATGCGCTGGTGGCGGCAGAATCGCTGGGGCTAGGCGGTGTCTTCATTGGTGGTATCCGTAATCAGATTGCTGAAGTTACGCGCCTGCTGGCGTTACCACAGCAGGTTCTGCCGCTGTTTGGGTTATGCCTTGGGTATCCGGCGGTGCAGCCTGACCTCAAACCGCGTTTACCGGCGGCGCTGGTCGTGCATGAAAACTGCTATCAGCCGTTGGATAGTGCCTTACTGGCACAATACGATCAGCATATCGTTGAGTATTATCGCCATCGCGACAGCAATCAGCGTATGGAGAGCTGGAGCGACCAAATTCGGCGCACCCTGAGCAAAGAGCGCCGTCCGTTCATGCTGGACTACCTGCACCAGCAAGGTTGGGCTACTCGGTAG